Proteins from one Bos taurus isolate L1 Dominette 01449 registration number 42190680 breed Hereford chromosome 7, ARS-UCD2.0, whole genome shotgun sequence genomic window:
- the FTMT gene encoding ferritin, mitochondrial precursor (The RefSeq protein has 1 substitution compared to this genomic sequence), giving the protein MLPCSLFLPKHISTSLVFLRSARHGFALLPRWVPRLSSDYPPAAPIRLLAAAASSRRPADGAGAPSRVRQNFHPDSEAAINRQINLELYASYVYLSMAYYFSRDDVALHNFARYFLRLSREEAEHAEKLMRLQNQRGGLICLQDIKKPDQNDWKSGLNAMECALLLEKNVNQSLLELHTLASDKGDPHLCDFLETHYLNEQVKSIKELGDHVNNLVKMGAPESGLAEYLFDKHTLGNENNHN; this is encoded by the coding sequence ATGCTGCCCTGTTCCTTGTTCCTGCCCAAGCACATCAGCACATCGTTGGTGTTCCTGCGCAGTGCGCGCCACGGCTTCGCTTTGCTGCCGCGCTGGGTCCCCAGGCTGTCCTCGGATTACCCGCCCGCTGCCCCTATCCGCCTGCTGGCCGCAGCCGCCTCTTCCCGGAGGCCGGCGGATGGCGCCGGCGCCCCCTCCCGGGTGCGCCAGAACTTCCACCCGGACTCCGAGGCCGCCATTAATCGCCAGATCAACCTGGAGCTGTATGCCTCCTACGTGTACTTGTCCATGGCCTATTACTTCTCCCGAGATGACGTGGCCTTGCACAACTTTGCCAGATATTTCCTTCGACTGTCCCGGGAGGAGACCGAGCACGCGGAGAAGCTGATGAGGCTGCAGAACCAGCGGGGAGGACTGATCTGCTTGCAGGACATCAAGAAACCGGACCAGAACGACTGGAAGAGTGGGCTGAATGCAATGGAGTGTGCTCTGCtcttggaaaagaatgtgaacCAGTCGTTGCTGGAATTGCACACTCTGGCTTCAGACAAAGGTGACCCCCATTTGTGCGATTTCCTAGAAACCCACTATCTGAATGAGCAGGTGAAGTCTATCAAAGAACTAGGTGACCACGTGAATAACTTGGTTAAGATGGGGGCCCCCGAGTCTGGTCTGGCAGAGTACCTTTTTGACAAGCATACCCTTGGAAATGAAAACAATCACAACTAA